The Deinococcus wulumuqiensis R12 genome has a window encoding:
- a CDS encoding ATP-binding protein produces the protein MTTFEPDFAEILPFAQAQLKQARANDLALNPGPLPLPDLTEQTADALDAVTAPTSPAEKFLAMVPRSEVAVPAPASECGDPECFDGWVDSPEGARRCPRCAAQAQTLKLAEQYARAGVEGSLYHLTWEDVRLRHESWRLVRALGRSIRDVMRDCLSVAMVGERGRGKTQAGVLLAKDAIEAGYSALVTDWAEWVDEVQSDYTRRVRTQAEHVTALTTPDLLVLDDVGAAASAAGDLERKLFTRVIGARYNRRKPTIITANLSKSELQAAMGERAFDRIEHACAWVVFNGPSERAEVERNRVQDTLERIRREAGL, from the coding sequence ATGACCACGTTTGAGCCGGATTTTGCCGAGATTCTCCCCTTCGCCCAGGCCCAGCTGAAGCAGGCCCGCGCCAATGACCTCGCCCTGAACCCTGGCCCCTTGCCGCTGCCCGACCTCACGGAGCAGACCGCCGACGCCCTGGACGCAGTGACGGCCCCCACCTCGCCCGCTGAGAAGTTTCTGGCGATGGTCCCACGCTCCGAAGTCGCCGTTCCCGCTCCCGCTTCGGAGTGCGGTGACCCGGAGTGCTTTGACGGCTGGGTGGACTCCCCCGAGGGTGCCCGGCGCTGCCCGCGCTGCGCGGCGCAGGCCCAGACCCTGAAGCTGGCCGAGCAGTACGCCCGCGCCGGGGTGGAGGGCAGCCTGTACCACCTGACCTGGGAGGACGTGCGCCTCCGGCACGAAAGCTGGCGGCTGGTTCGCGCCCTGGGCCGAAGCATCCGCGACGTGATGCGCGACTGCTTGAGCGTCGCCATGGTGGGCGAGCGGGGCCGGGGCAAGACCCAGGCCGGGGTGCTGCTCGCCAAAGATGCGATTGAAGCCGGATACAGCGCCCTGGTGACCGACTGGGCCGAGTGGGTGGACGAGGTGCAAAGCGACTACACCCGCCGGGTCAGAACCCAGGCCGAACACGTCACGGCCCTGACGACGCCTGACCTGCTGGTGCTTGACGACGTGGGCGCGGCGGCTTCGGCGGCGGGAGACCTGGAGCGCAAGCTGTTCACCCGTGTCATCGGTGCCCGCTACAACCGCCGCAAGCCGACCATCATCACGGCCAACCTCAGCAAGAGCGAGTTGCAGGCGGCGATGGGTGAGCGGGCCTTTGACCGCATCGAACACGCCTGCGCCTGGGTGGTCTTCAATGGGCCGTCCGAGCGGGCCGAGGTTGAGCGCAACCGGGTACAGGACACGCTGGAGCGCATTCGCCGGGAGGCGGGGCTGTGA